The Besnoitia besnoiti strain Bb-Ger1 chromosome Unknown contig00098, whole genome shotgun sequence genome includes the window tttagtaactggatgaacgctttttacgcctggtatgcatggataatactcgactcttctatagtttaaccgctactgctgggactgtatattatgtacttacggtagtactatcaagcctcttcttccaaatagatttcatggaaaacctaaaattcgcatgtttgattgacatttagccgctaatatacaatcatccaagatatatttatctatcgcaggttcggtctaatgtcccgttatactatatagatcacatggcttctggtactttgagatcatgctaacggcgagaagggaagtgtgtttcaataactagctgagtgcttgtacgataattatatcaatgcagtaccaattaaggcgtgtagcatctcctatgctccttaacatcacagctatgtcgaattatcgcacccagataactccataccagtgaaccggtttgtaactccgcttcatatcgtacctgaatggtactttttagcatattatgcggtgttaaaagtaatcccatccaaaaccggtggtttgttagtatttatgtcctctctcattaacttagctcttttatctgaaattcgagctttgaatactcgaatgttgatacgacaacattttatgactcgaaatgtagtcagtggatgggtaattatttgggtatacagtatgatcttcttgattattattggtagtgctattccacaagcgacttatatcttatatggtagattagctactatcgtatatcttactaccggattggttctatgcttatactaaatcaatagttataatgactacagcttccaagcaaacatgattaccgtgatattgaaatccaacacttttagctgtcttaagcagtccagtggggtggtggtgtactgcaatcataaagaacttggttgtctgtatctcataaccggagtcatcttcagtattctaggaactataatgtctttgtttattcgatttgagtgaacacataagatcatcgaatttaacggtatgctcctgaaagtaac containing:
- a CDS encoding cytochrome b (encoded by transcript BESB_086140); translation: MYLRYVELSHPDNSIPVNRFVTPLHIVPEWYFLAYYAVLKVIPSKTGGLLVFMSSLINLALLSEIRALNTRMLIRQHFMTRNVVSGWVIIWVYSMIFLIIIGSAIPQATYILYGRLATIVYLTTGLVLCLY